A genome region from Candidatus Binatia bacterium includes the following:
- the ftsZ gene encoding cell division protein FtsZ, whose product MTMFELVDEGGERSGASIKVIGVGGAGGNAVNRMMESGLTGVEFIVANTDAQVLVQSRCPRKIQLGTAITKGLGSGANPAVGRQSAEADEEVIQEALSGSDMVFVTAGMGGGTGTGAAPVVARIARSLGALTVGVVTKPFEFEGRRRAQSAEEGLRELRENVDTLIVIPNQRLLAIVEKNTPLRDAFKTADQVLHHATKGISDLITVPGLVNLDFADVKTVMAERGNALMGAGYATGPTRAYEAAQSAVSSPLLDDISISGAEALLVNVTGGESMTLHEISEAVSVVVDAAGHEANVIFGAVIDDRMGDGLSITVIATGFGRAEAKMRPATIPMAARVPSAARQPAAVAAPAAAQIYELDQRPIPRPITVRPTLDEVEEEEDEAVETPEPAPAASNGRPSFRIPPGTARRPFGGRAITRDNMDVPAFIRKQMD is encoded by the coding sequence ATGACGATGTTCGAGTTGGTCGATGAGGGTGGGGAGCGGTCCGGAGCCTCGATCAAGGTGATCGGCGTCGGAGGCGCTGGCGGGAACGCGGTCAATCGCATGATGGAGTCCGGCCTCACGGGCGTGGAGTTCATCGTGGCGAACACGGACGCGCAGGTGCTGGTGCAGTCGCGCTGTCCGCGGAAGATTCAGCTGGGCACCGCGATCACGAAGGGCCTCGGCTCGGGAGCCAATCCCGCGGTCGGGCGCCAGTCGGCGGAAGCGGACGAGGAAGTGATCCAGGAGGCGCTCTCCGGTTCGGACATGGTGTTCGTGACCGCCGGCATGGGCGGCGGCACCGGCACCGGCGCGGCTCCGGTCGTGGCGCGCATCGCGCGCTCGCTCGGCGCTTTGACCGTGGGCGTCGTCACCAAGCCCTTCGAGTTCGAGGGACGGCGGCGCGCGCAGTCGGCCGAGGAGGGGCTCCGCGAGCTCCGGGAGAACGTGGACACGCTGATCGTGATCCCGAACCAGCGGCTGCTCGCGATCGTGGAGAAGAACACGCCGCTCCGCGACGCGTTCAAGACGGCGGACCAGGTGCTGCACCACGCCACGAAGGGGATCTCGGACCTGATCACGGTCCCGGGTCTGGTGAACCTGGACTTCGCCGACGTGAAGACGGTCATGGCCGAGCGGGGGAACGCGCTCATGGGCGCGGGGTATGCGACCGGCCCGACGCGCGCCTACGAAGCGGCGCAGTCGGCGGTGTCGAGCCCGCTGCTCGACGACATCTCGATCTCCGGGGCCGAGGCGCTGCTGGTCAACGTCACCGGCGGGGAGTCGATGACGCTGCACGAGATCAGCGAGGCGGTGTCGGTCGTCGTGGACGCGGCGGGTCACGAGGCGAACGTGATCTTCGGCGCCGTGATCGACGATCGGATGGGCGACGGCCTCTCGATCACCGTGATCGCGACGGGGTTCGGGCGGGCCGAGGCGAAGATGCGTCCCGCGACGATCCCGATGGCGGCGCGCGTGCCCTCCGCGGCGCGGCAGCCCGCGGCGGTCGCGGCCCCGGCGGCAGCGCAGATTTACGAGCTGGATCAGCGACCGATACCGCGGCCGATCACGGTGCGTCCCACGCTGGATGAGGTCGAGGAAGAGGAAGACGAGGCGGTGGAAACGCCGGAGCCGGCGCCTGCCGCTTCGAACGGGCGGCCCTCGTTCCGGATTCCGCCGGGCACCGCCCGGCGGCCGTTCGGGGGACGGGCGATCACCCGGGACAACATGGACGTCCCGGCCTTCATTCGGAAGCAGATGGACTAG
- the ftsA gene encoding cell division protein FtsA → MEAKIYAGLDIGTTKITVIVAEPDENGESLRIIGVGTAPSDGLKRGVVVNLEKTVRSIQHALEEAERVSGRSIKSVWAGIAGDHIRGLTSRGVIAVSRKDAEIRPNDVARVIEAAKAVAIPADREILHVLPQEFIVDDQEGIRDPVGMSGVRLEAEAHIITGAAAACRNVIRAAERAGVHVEELVLEPLASANAVLAPDEKDLGVALLDIGGGTTDVAVFFEGAIRHTAVIGLGGSNVTNDLAIGLRTPVERAEILKLGSGCALTSMVRPDETVKVPSVGGRPDRDISRHMLAMMIEPRVEEIFAMANREIRKSHVADLLGAGVVLTGGASALPGMPELAEQVFDLPVRRGIPTGVTGMVEAVSDPRFATGVGLAQHAFWNDASPHVAGEGLFGRISVGIRRWIEELV, encoded by the coding sequence ATGGAAGCCAAGATCTACGCTGGACTGGACATCGGGACGACCAAGATCACCGTCATCGTCGCCGAGCCGGACGAAAACGGCGAGTCGCTGCGCATCATCGGCGTGGGCACCGCCCCGTCCGACGGCTTGAAGCGCGGCGTCGTCGTGAACCTCGAGAAGACGGTGCGCTCGATCCAGCACGCGCTGGAAGAGGCGGAGCGGGTCTCGGGACGATCGATCAAGAGCGTGTGGGCCGGCATCGCCGGGGACCACATCCGGGGCCTCACCAGCCGGGGGGTCATCGCGGTCTCGCGCAAGGACGCCGAGATCCGCCCCAACGACGTGGCGCGCGTGATCGAAGCCGCCAAGGCGGTCGCGATTCCCGCCGACCGGGAGATCCTGCACGTCCTTCCTCAAGAATTCATCGTGGACGACCAGGAAGGGATCCGCGATCCGGTCGGGATGAGCGGCGTGCGGCTCGAGGCCGAGGCGCACATCATCACCGGCGCCGCCGCGGCATGCCGGAACGTGATCCGCGCCGCCGAGCGCGCCGGGGTGCACGTCGAGGAACTGGTGCTGGAGCCGCTCGCCTCGGCGAACGCGGTGCTCGCCCCCGATGAGAAGGACCTGGGGGTGGCGCTCCTCGACATCGGAGGAGGGACCACCGACGTCGCCGTCTTCTTCGAGGGCGCGATCCGCCACACGGCCGTGATCGGCCTGGGCGGATCGAACGTGACGAACGATCTCGCGATCGGCCTCCGCACGCCGGTGGAGCGGGCGGAAATCTTGAAATTGGGGAGCGGGTGCGCGCTGACCTCCATGGTGCGCCCCGACGAGACGGTGAAGGTGCCGAGCGTGGGAGGGAGGCCCGACCGGGACATCTCCCGCCACATGCTCGCCATGATGATCGAGCCGCGCGTGGAGGAGATCTTCGCGATGGCCAACCGTGAGATCCGGAAGAGCCATGTCGCCGACCTCCTGGGCGCCGGCGTGGTGCTGACGGGGGGCGCCTCGGCGCTTCCCGGCATGCCGGAGCTCGCGGAGCAGGTCTTCGACCTGCCGGTGCGACGGGGCATTCCGACCGGCGTGACGGGCATGGTCGAAGCGGTTTCGGATCCGCGGTTCGCGACGGGCGTCGGGCTGGCGCAGCACGCGTTCTGGAACGACGCGAGCCCGCACGTCGCCGGAGAGGGTTTGTTCGGGCGGATCTCGGTCGGGATCCGCCGCTGGATCGAGGAGCTGGTCTAG
- a CDS encoding FtsQ-type POTRA domain-containing protein, whose protein sequence is MRAGYRSLPSWKKPALKRRRRRIVMLLGLSALAAVTAPLAVKPAARALGSLEPFQVRSIEVSGLLYLAPEEIRSSVAQAGARVGDNLLLVDPARVEAAIEKNARVERAQVARVPGKLIVRVTERRTFVLVSAGSLLEVDADGTVLSPLKRGLVADRPIITGLKLRPAAPGSKLAGERMQDLLRLVALLEAPEVGLVSEISEIASDAPARAVLRTSRDQIPIVVDPERVTLAAMRAVAATLRDVRERDRRVLVMDARYRGQVVVRCGPDSSTGARTGVDPRAKV, encoded by the coding sequence GTGAGAGCGGGCTACCGGTCGCTCCCCTCCTGGAAGAAGCCGGCGCTGAAGCGGCGCCGCCGGAGGATCGTGATGCTCCTGGGCCTGAGCGCGCTCGCCGCCGTCACGGCACCGCTCGCCGTGAAGCCCGCGGCGCGCGCCCTGGGATCGCTCGAGCCCTTCCAGGTGCGGTCGATCGAGGTGAGCGGGCTCCTCTACCTGGCTCCGGAGGAGATCCGGTCGAGCGTCGCCCAGGCCGGGGCGCGCGTGGGGGACAACCTCCTCCTCGTCGACCCGGCGCGGGTGGAGGCCGCCATCGAGAAGAACGCCCGCGTGGAGCGCGCGCAGGTGGCGCGCGTGCCGGGCAAGCTGATCGTGCGCGTGACCGAGCGGCGGACCTTCGTGCTCGTGAGCGCGGGATCGCTCCTCGAGGTGGACGCCGACGGCACCGTGCTCTCGCCCTTGAAGCGCGGCCTGGTCGCCGACCGTCCGATCATCACGGGCCTGAAGCTCCGTCCCGCCGCCCCCGGCTCCAAGCTCGCGGGCGAGCGGATGCAGGACCTGCTCCGCCTGGTGGCACTCCTCGAGGCGCCCGAGGTGGGGCTGGTCTCCGAGATCTCCGAGATCGCGTCCGATGCGCCGGCGCGTGCCGTGCTCCGCACGTCGCGGGACCAGATACCGATCGTCGTCGACCCCGAGCGGGTGACGCTGGCCGCGATGCGCGCGGTCGCCGCCACGCTCCGGGACGTCAGGGAACGAGACCGACGCGTCCTCGTCATGGACGCGCGGTACCGAGGGCAGGTCGTGGTGCGCTGCGGCCCGGACAGCTCGACGGGCGCGCGCACGGGCGTGGATCCGCGGGCCAAGGTCTAG
- the murC gene encoding UDP-N-acetylmuramate--L-alanine ligase, producing the protein MYGRIRRIHLVGIGGSGMSGIAEVLLNLGYEVTGSDPKEGEAVARLRDIGARIASTHDAMHVVGADVVVVSSAIPETNPEIRRARALGIPVIPRAEMLAELMRIKTSVAVAGAHGKTTTTSMVGEILANGGLDPTVIVGGRLKTVGAHARLGQGPFLVAEADESDGSFLLLAPTIAVITNIDAEHLDYHKSLEGVQLAFTAFANRIPFYGTIILPGDDPNAAPIRARAKRRALTYGFTPGLDFEGKNLEVGPAGVRFDLLVRGESEGTIELSVAGAHNARNALAALAVGWELGVPIAAIRGALRSFAGVGRRLERRGDLLGAVWIDDYGHHPTEIEAAVAALRATYERRIVAVFQPHRYTRTHALADRFATAFRGAAELVLLPIYPAGEAPIPGVTAESLAERIRGGSGVTVRYAADYDEAARAARDLVREGDLFLTIGAGDVYKVGEIILAEGENAPAAAGRA; encoded by the coding sequence GTGTACGGACGCATCCGGAGGATCCACCTGGTGGGTATCGGCGGGAGCGGGATGAGCGGGATCGCCGAGGTGCTGCTGAACCTGGGCTACGAGGTGACCGGCTCCGACCCGAAGGAGGGGGAGGCGGTCGCGCGGCTGCGCGACATCGGTGCGCGGATCGCGTCCACGCACGACGCCATGCACGTGGTCGGCGCGGACGTCGTGGTGGTCTCGAGCGCCATTCCCGAGACCAACCCCGAGATCCGCCGCGCCCGCGCGCTCGGCATCCCGGTGATCCCCCGCGCGGAGATGCTCGCGGAGCTGATGCGGATCAAGACCTCGGTCGCGGTGGCGGGCGCGCACGGCAAGACGACGACGACCTCCATGGTGGGGGAGATCCTCGCCAACGGGGGCCTGGATCCGACGGTGATCGTGGGCGGACGCCTCAAGACGGTCGGCGCGCACGCGCGGCTGGGGCAGGGACCCTTCCTGGTGGCCGAGGCGGACGAGAGCGACGGATCGTTCCTGCTCCTGGCGCCGACGATTGCCGTGATCACGAACATCGATGCCGAGCACCTCGACTACCACAAGTCGCTCGAGGGGGTGCAGCTCGCGTTCACCGCGTTCGCGAACCGGATCCCCTTCTACGGGACGATCATCCTGCCCGGCGACGACCCGAACGCCGCGCCGATCCGCGCGCGCGCCAAGCGCCGCGCGCTGACCTACGGCTTCACGCCGGGGCTCGACTTCGAGGGGAAGAACCTCGAGGTGGGGCCCGCGGGCGTCCGGTTCGACCTGCTCGTGCGCGGCGAATCCGAGGGCACGATCGAGCTCTCGGTCGCCGGGGCGCACAACGCGCGGAATGCGCTCGCCGCGCTCGCGGTCGGCTGGGAGCTGGGCGTTCCGATCGCGGCGATCCGCGGCGCGCTCCGGAGCTTCGCCGGCGTGGGGCGGCGGCTGGAGCGGCGCGGGGATCTCCTCGGCGCGGTCTGGATCGACGACTACGGCCACCATCCCACGGAAATCGAGGCCGCGGTCGCCGCGCTCCGCGCGACCTACGAGCGGCGGATCGTCGCGGTGTTCCAGCCGCACCGCTACACGCGGACGCACGCGCTGGCCGACCGATTCGCGACCGCGTTCCGCGGCGCGGCCGAGCTGGTGCTCCTCCCGATCTATCCCGCGGGCGAGGCGCCGATCCCGGGCGTCACGGCGGAGTCGCTGGCCGAGCGGATCCGCGGCGGGAGCGGCGTCACGGTGCGCTACGCCGCCGACTACGACGAGGCGGCGCGCGCCGCGCGCGACCTCGTGCGCGAGGGGGACCTCTTCCTCACGATCGGCGCGGGCGACGTCTACAAGGTGGGCGAGATCATCCTGGCGGAGGGGGAAAACGCCCCCGCCGCGGCGGGGCGCGCGTGA
- the murG gene encoding undecaprenyldiphospho-muramoylpentapeptide beta-N-acetylglucosaminyltransferase, whose protein sequence is MFSSTSPIKWRQGIGRPRSSGRPESDAGASDRVAPLRLLIAAGGTGGHVYPGIAVAEEWRRRHPDSEVVFVGTARGVESTAVPQAGFALRTIAARGIPRRLGFGAVRAVVALIQSFVQAQSLLRELKPQVVVVTGGYVSGPVGLAAKLRGIPVVVQEQNSVPGATNRWLNLIADEVHISFVESRNYFRRRNNLKVTGNPIRRSLLRQDRTSAYEFLRLDPHRSTLLVFGGSRGATSINRAFQDALPRLTRLQNIQVVWQTGKDEAAAIRDRVKSLSIPVHVLPYLDQMEKAYAVADLAVCRAGAMTIAELTACGVPSILIPYPHATHDHQTVNARGLMERGAAEVIRDDELEAEDLARRIVQLFQDEPRLRRMARNARAFSRTNAAERLVTSIESLAGAVPAERTS, encoded by the coding sequence GTGTTCTCCTCAACATCGCCCATCAAATGGAGACAGGGTATCGGACGCCCGCGGTCGTCCGGCCGCCCGGAGTCGGACGCCGGCGCGTCCGATAGGGTCGCACCGCTCCGCCTGCTGATCGCGGCCGGCGGAACCGGGGGGCACGTCTACCCCGGGATCGCGGTCGCCGAGGAATGGCGGCGGCGGCATCCCGATTCGGAAGTGGTGTTCGTCGGCACGGCGCGCGGCGTCGAGAGCACGGCGGTGCCGCAGGCGGGGTTCGCGCTCCGGACCATCGCCGCGCGCGGGATCCCGCGGCGGCTGGGGTTCGGGGCGGTGCGGGCGGTGGTGGCGCTGATCCAGAGCTTCGTGCAGGCGCAGTCGCTCCTGCGCGAGCTCAAGCCGCAGGTCGTGGTGGTGACGGGAGGGTACGTGAGCGGACCGGTGGGGCTGGCGGCCAAGCTGCGGGGCATCCCGGTCGTGGTGCAGGAGCAGAACTCGGTGCCGGGGGCGACGAACCGCTGGCTCAACCTGATCGCCGACGAGGTGCACATTTCGTTCGTGGAATCGCGAAACTATTTCCGGAGGCGGAACAACCTGAAGGTGACCGGCAATCCCATCCGCCGATCCCTGCTCCGCCAGGACCGGACCAGCGCCTACGAGTTCCTGCGCCTCGACCCGCACCGGAGCACGCTGCTCGTGTTCGGCGGGAGCCGCGGCGCCACCAGCATCAACCGGGCGTTCCAGGACGCGCTGCCGCGCCTGACGCGGCTCCAGAACATCCAGGTGGTCTGGCAGACGGGGAAGGACGAGGCGGCGGCGATCCGCGACCGCGTGAAGTCGCTCTCGATCCCGGTCCACGTGCTGCCCTATCTCGACCAGATGGAGAAGGCGTACGCCGTGGCGGACCTCGCGGTCTGCCGCGCCGGGGCCATGACGATCGCCGAGCTGACAGCGTGCGGCGTGCCCTCGATCCTGATCCCCTACCCGCACGCGACCCACGACCACCAGACGGTGAACGCGCGGGGCCTGATGGAGCGGGGCGCCGCCGAGGTGATCCGGGACGACGAGCTGGAGGCGGAGGACCTGGCGCGTCGGATCGTCCAGCTCTTCCAGGACGAGCCGCGGCTTCGCCGCATGGCGCGGAACGCGCGGGCCTTCTCGCGCACCAACGCGGCCGAGCGGCTGGTGACCTCGATCGAATCGCTCGCGGGAGCGGTCCCCGCGGAGCGGACGAGCTAG
- the ftsW gene encoding putative lipid II flippase FtsW, with translation MNVALDRARRPDFKLLVPVVCLVALGLVMVFSSSASLAAHRYNSEYFFLKRHFVRVLIGAALLVVVARTDYHVLQRLAPWALGGTVLLLGALLALGSAVRGANRWLSLATVTIQPTEIARVACVVYLAKLLDRKGERMASFREGVLPACMVLGLMAFLILLQPNLGSTIALLSTGFVMLHLSGARRSHLALLVLGGVLVAVLAVSHNGYMMERVQGWLSQWGHGRSDSLGKNWQVSQSILALGSGGVLGAGPGHGLQKVFFLPDPHTDFIFAVIGEELGLLGTAGVLAAFSVLFLRGLKVAAGAPDRFGYLLAAGLTVNLSVYVAMNIAVVTGVIPTTGLPLPFVSYGGSALVVNLGVIGVLLNIAHQMETGYRTPAVVRPPGVGRRRVR, from the coding sequence GTGAACGTGGCCCTGGATCGCGCGCGCCGCCCCGATTTCAAGCTGCTCGTTCCGGTGGTCTGCCTGGTGGCGCTGGGACTCGTCATGGTCTTCTCGTCCAGCGCGAGCCTCGCGGCGCACCGCTACAACTCGGAGTACTTCTTCCTGAAGCGGCACTTCGTCCGCGTGCTGATCGGGGCGGCCCTTCTCGTCGTGGTCGCCCGCACCGACTACCACGTGCTGCAGCGTCTCGCGCCCTGGGCGCTGGGCGGCACGGTGCTCCTCCTGGGGGCGCTGCTGGCCCTGGGGAGCGCGGTGCGCGGCGCCAATCGCTGGCTCTCGCTCGCGACGGTCACGATCCAGCCCACCGAGATCGCGCGCGTCGCCTGCGTCGTCTACCTGGCCAAGCTCCTCGACCGGAAAGGGGAGCGGATGGCGTCCTTCCGCGAGGGCGTGCTGCCCGCCTGCATGGTGCTCGGGCTCATGGCCTTCCTCATCCTCCTCCAGCCGAATCTGGGGAGCACGATCGCGCTCCTCTCGACCGGATTCGTCATGCTCCACCTCTCGGGGGCGCGGCGCTCGCATCTGGCGCTGCTGGTCCTCGGCGGCGTGCTCGTGGCGGTGCTCGCCGTCTCTCACAACGGATACATGATGGAGCGGGTCCAGGGATGGCTCTCCCAGTGGGGGCACGGCCGCTCCGACTCGCTCGGCAAGAACTGGCAGGTGTCGCAGTCGATCCTGGCCCTGGGCTCCGGGGGCGTCCTCGGCGCCGGGCCGGGTCATGGTCTGCAGAAGGTGTTCTTCCTCCCCGACCCGCACACCGACTTCATCTTCGCGGTCATCGGGGAGGAGCTGGGTCTTCTGGGAACGGCGGGCGTGCTCGCCGCCTTCTCGGTTCTGTTCCTGCGTGGACTCAAGGTCGCGGCCGGAGCGCCGGACCGGTTCGGCTATCTCCTGGCCGCCGGCCTCACGGTCAACCTGTCGGTCTACGTCGCCATGAACATCGCAGTGGTGACCGGGGTGATTCCCACCACCGGCCTGCCGCTGCCGTTCGTCAGCTATGGGGGCTCGGCCCTCGTCGTCAACTTGGGGGTAATCGGTGTTCTCCTCAACATCGCCCATCAAATGGAGACAGGGTATCGGACGCCCGCGGTCGTCCGGCCGCCCGGAGTCGGACGCCGGCGCGTCCGATAG
- the murD gene encoding UDP-N-acetylmuramoyl-L-alanine--D-glutamate ligase, protein MSATTEPWFAGSKALVVGLARSGIAAARLLRRHGASVRAVDRRRAEELSPDAADLESLGVELRAGGTDPAALEGRDLVVVSPGVPLDLPLFREAERRGIPIAAEIELGFAVAKAPIVAVTGTNGKSTTVELLGAFGRAAGKPTEVLGNIGTALSERAESVPEEGLLVVEVSSFQLETCTRFRPDVGVILNVTPDHLDRHGTLERYAAVKARLFAHQTERDYRVQPLGDPLLVSLLAPMRSRPLWFGFTDPTADGVWEEGGALRFRFEGREGTIVKRSEAKLEGPHNTENMAAAAAAALAVGISERAIASALRQFRGLPHRLALVAEIEGVRYVNDSKATNVDSMKRALESFGDAPITLIAGGRDKNGDFAAIASLVAEKVRRALYVGEAAPILERAWPHVSAQRAATLEDAVRMARNETPAGGVVLLSPGCASYDMFRNFEERGARFEAAVHALQRDPARVKP, encoded by the coding sequence ATGAGCGCGACGACGGAACCCTGGTTCGCCGGATCGAAGGCGCTGGTCGTGGGACTGGCGCGGAGCGGCATCGCCGCGGCGCGGCTGCTCCGGCGCCACGGCGCCTCCGTGCGCGCGGTGGACCGCCGGCGCGCCGAGGAGCTCTCGCCCGACGCGGCCGATCTCGAGTCGCTGGGCGTGGAGCTGCGCGCCGGGGGCACCGACCCCGCGGCCCTCGAGGGGCGCGACCTCGTCGTCGTGAGCCCGGGCGTCCCGCTCGACCTGCCGCTCTTCCGCGAGGCGGAGCGGCGCGGCATCCCGATCGCGGCCGAGATCGAGCTGGGATTCGCAGTGGCGAAGGCGCCGATCGTGGCGGTGACCGGCACGAACGGCAAGAGCACGACGGTGGAGCTGCTCGGCGCGTTCGGCCGCGCCGCGGGCAAGCCGACCGAGGTGCTCGGCAACATCGGCACGGCCCTCTCCGAGCGCGCCGAGTCGGTGCCGGAAGAGGGGCTTTTGGTCGTCGAGGTCTCCAGCTTCCAGCTCGAGACCTGCACGCGCTTCCGTCCCGACGTGGGGGTGATCCTGAACGTGACGCCCGACCACCTGGACCGCCACGGCACGCTGGAGCGCTACGCCGCGGTCAAGGCGCGGCTCTTCGCGCACCAGACCGAGCGGGACTACCGGGTCCAGCCGCTCGGCGACCCGCTCCTCGTCTCGCTGCTCGCCCCGATGCGCTCGCGGCCGCTCTGGTTCGGCTTCACCGATCCCACCGCCGACGGCGTGTGGGAAGAGGGCGGCGCGCTCCGCTTCCGGTTCGAGGGGCGCGAGGGGACGATCGTGAAGCGGAGCGAGGCGAAGCTCGAGGGACCGCACAACACCGAGAACATGGCGGCCGCCGCAGCGGCGGCGCTCGCCGTCGGGATCTCGGAGCGCGCGATCGCGTCGGCGCTCCGCCAGTTCCGCGGGCTCCCGCACCGGCTGGCGCTGGTCGCGGAGATCGAGGGCGTGCGCTACGTGAACGACTCCAAGGCGACGAACGTGGATTCCATGAAGCGCGCGCTGGAGTCGTTCGGCGACGCCCCGATCACCCTGATCGCCGGCGGACGCGACAAGAACGGCGACTTCGCCGCGATCGCCTCGCTCGTGGCCGAGAAGGTGCGCCGCGCCCTTTACGTAGGGGAGGCGGCGCCGATCCTCGAGCGGGCGTGGCCGCACGTTTCCGCCCAGCGCGCGGCGACGCTCGAGGACGCGGTCCGCATGGCGCGCAACGAGACGCCGGCCGGCGGGGTCGTGCTGCTGTCGCCGGGCTGCGCGTCGTACGACATGTTCCGGAATTTCGAGGAGCGCGGCGCCCGCTTCGAAGCGGCGGTGCACGCGCTGCAGCGGGACCCCGCGCGGGTGAAGCCGTGA
- the mraY gene encoding phospho-N-acetylmuramoyl-pentapeptide-transferase, whose translation MFYHLLYPLHEHFAPFNVFRYITFRAAYALATALFIALFLGPPVIRRLRAMKIGQKVRDDGPQSHLPKAGTPTMGGVLMVISIAVTTLLWGNLSNRNVWIALIATIWMGTVGFIDDYLRVVKNFRKGLLGRYKLAGQITLGIGVFAAVFFYPAHGLLDPAETNIPFLKRTVVDFGWLYLPFVILVITGASNAVNLADGLDGLAAGLAAFGAVALGGMCYITGHVKFSQYLQVPYIAGTGELAVFCAAIIGATLGFLWWNCHPADVFMGDTGSLSLGAALGTVAVLIKREFLLAIVCGVFVIEALSVMAQVVSFKLWGIRVLKMAPLHHHFELSGWKETRVVVRFWIAAALCALLALSTLKLQ comes from the coding sequence GTGTTCTACCACCTCCTCTATCCCCTGCACGAGCACTTCGCGCCGTTCAACGTGTTCCGCTACATCACGTTTCGCGCGGCCTACGCGCTCGCGACGGCGCTCTTCATCGCGCTCTTCCTGGGTCCGCCGGTGATCCGGAGGCTGCGCGCGATGAAGATCGGCCAGAAGGTGCGCGACGACGGGCCGCAGAGCCATCTGCCGAAGGCGGGGACGCCCACGATGGGCGGCGTGCTCATGGTCATCTCGATCGCGGTGACGACGCTGCTCTGGGGCAATCTCTCGAACCGGAACGTCTGGATCGCGCTCATCGCCACGATCTGGATGGGGACGGTCGGCTTCATCGACGACTACCTGCGCGTCGTGAAGAATTTCCGGAAGGGGCTCCTCGGGCGCTACAAGCTGGCCGGCCAGATCACGCTGGGGATCGGGGTCTTCGCGGCGGTCTTCTTCTATCCCGCGCACGGGCTCCTCGACCCGGCCGAGACCAACATCCCCTTCCTGAAGCGCACGGTGGTGGATTTCGGATGGCTCTATCTCCCCTTCGTCATCCTGGTCATCACCGGCGCGTCGAACGCGGTGAACCTGGCCGACGGGCTGGACGGCCTCGCGGCGGGGCTCGCCGCCTTCGGAGCGGTCGCGCTCGGGGGGATGTGCTACATCACGGGGCACGTCAAGTTCTCGCAGTACCTCCAGGTGCCCTACATCGCCGGCACCGGGGAGCTCGCGGTCTTCTGCGCGGCGATCATCGGGGCCACGCTCGGGTTTCTGTGGTGGAACTGCCACCCCGCCGACGTCTTCATGGGGGACACGGGCTCGCTCTCCCTGGGGGCGGCCCTGGGAACGGTGGCGGTGCTCATCAAGCGGGAATTCCTGCTGGCCATCGTCTGCGGCGTGTTCGTGATCGAGGCGCTCTCGGTCATGGCCCAGGTGGTCTCCTTCAAGCTGTGGGGGATACGGGTTCTCAAGATGGCTCCGTTGCATCATCATTTCGAGCTGAGCGGTTGGAAGGAGACGCGGGTCGTGGTCCGTTTCTGGATCGCGGCCGCCCTCTGCGCGCTGTTGGCCCTGAGCACCCTGAAGCTGCAATGA